The segment GTTCAGTGTGGCCACATCACAACCCGGAGAAAGATAAAGCCGGGCACAATTCAGAACTCATCAGTACAAGCAGGAAAAGACTGCAACGAAAGTTCGCCCCCTTTTCCCACTCGGGTGTTACTGAAGAGGTCAGGACAGCGAGGCCCCAGGGCACTTCAGCACGAGGagcttgctgctgctccatgcGATGAGCATCGCCCTGACAGTGACATGCCAACCCTCCCCTCAGTTCTCCCAGGCCTTCTCCAAAGCACCTACAGCAACTAAAAGCAGCCTCTTGCTTTTTTAAGAGCTGCTTCAAAGGGAGGTATTGAAAACCTGCAGTTGCAGGAGAACCCAATTCCTGAGCTGCACAGCAACAGCTTTTAGCACTCTCTATTTCTCCCTGCTCCCAGGGTCAAAAGGGTTTGTATCAGGTGTGAGGTTACAGAGCAGATTcacctgctgagctgcagccctggagtCAGTGGCACAGGTGAACCCAACTGCAACACACCCGCCTGAGCTAAAGACACCGGCAACTTAAAAGATCTATATTCAATacttatttctttccctttgctaaGTCCTCAGCAGTATTTGGTGACGTTGACTGTGACGGTACCTGTGGAGCAGAGATGTTTGCACagctttggtttggttttgtagtGACAATAAATAATCGGAGAAGCTTTAAGGACCCCCACAAGGGAGATGGCCTGGCCTCTCCTGGCATCCGTCACCCGCTCAGGTGCTCCAGTGAGGGAATGCTCAGTACAGCTGACTCTTCACCTGGTGCAGGACCCCGATGACGATGTCCCGGAGGGTCTGGGGCAGAGAAGAGACACAGTCAGTGTGTCCTCCTCACACAGGCCTGCACTCCAGACAGGTGCAGCCGTGCACAACACCCTCTGCCCTTACATCAACCCACCCGTGTCTGCTGTACTCACATGGGGCTTACAGTGCTCCTCAATCCAGCTGAAGACACACGCTGAGAGCTCCTGAAAACTCGTGACTGAGATGGAGGCATTAAAGGACTCGAAGAGGGAATCCATAATGCCTTGGAAAACATTGAACTTCACCTGGTCAGAGACCTGGTCCTTCCCCTCACTCGGGTTGTCCTGGTGAGCTTTTACAATCTGCTCATAGTTCCTGAAACAGCAAATGTGGGGTTCAGTGCTACTGTGAAGCCTCGAACTGCCCAGTTGCTGGGCAAGAGCAGGGGCAGAAGCTGCTGCCAGTAACCAGACACTGaaaacagcttcagaaatgGAGAGGACCGAGAGTCTGCAGAAGATCCTGCAAGAAAATCAATGCTGGGAATCTGCAGCCTCTCCCGACACTGAAAGCAGGTTCGTttttgagcttgaaaccatcTCCACACTTAACTCTACGAACTGATCTGGGTCAGGCCCCTACTAACAAGCCCTCAGAgatgaaacagcagcagagtggtACAGCTTTGGTACGACCCCAGGTGCCAGACTGCGCACGGAGCACCGAGCCCATCGGAGGAGCTTTGCAGAACGtggggaaaagcagcaggaaggagagggCAGCACCCAACTAAATTCTTGCTCACACTTTCATTATCTTCAAGGCCATCACGTCTTTCCTGAGAGTGGAaacttcctcttcttgcttcttcttttccttgtgcAGGAACTGAATATAATCAATGGCTGAGCACAAAAACACAGAGTAAGAAGCTATGAGCACACGGAGCCCCTCTGACCTCCTTGCAGGTGGCACCTGAGGCGCCGTCACAGAGCGGCCTTGTTGAGGTGCCCGGAGTCTTGGAGCGCGTCCTCCAACCTCCTGCACCCGGACTCACTTTTCTGGAGGATGATGGCCTTGCTCAGCTTCTGGGAGCCGATGGAgaagtcctgctgctggcaggtggGCACGATGGCCTGCAAGTCGTCGTAGCCTTTCTACAGGGGCAgagggcacagctcagcacGGACAGCTGCGACGGGACCCGCAGCTCCGCCACGCAGCCAGAAACGGCTCCGGGCTGAAAACGTGGCTCAGGGGAGCGGACCCGGCACAGGACAAGGGCAGCGGGCGGAGCAGCGCGCGATGCGCCCCGGGAGCAGCGCTGCGCCCGACGGACCTTGATGGCATCGCGCCTCTTCTGCTCCGCCTGCGTGTGCGCCCGGCGCCGCTGGTCCTTGTAGGACTCCTTGAGCTGCTCCTGCGGGCCGTCGCTGTCCTCGTCGTCTGCCGAGAAACAGCCGCAGTGAGCGCGAATCGGGCCGGACCCCCCGAGGGCGCCGCCGTCCCTGGGggagccccgcggccgccccgcccgcAGCTCCGCCCGTTGCCGTTACCGGTGTTGGGCACGGAGGAGGCGCTGGTGGAGCCGATGCTGTTGGCGCGGGACACGACGCTGCCCTTCCGCGCGCCGTCCATGAAGAGCGCTGCGGGCACAGGGAGGGCGAAGCTCAGAccggccgctccgccgcccgcccTCCCTCCCGTTCCCCGCGGCACCTACCGGGCTCCGGGCCATTGTCCCCGTACGCCGCGTCCACCTGCGGGCGGAGGGCGGCGGTCagcggggcggggcggcacCTCGAGCCTCTGCACCCCGAGCCTCTGCGCCCcgcgctccgcccgccgcccccgccccgaCCCTccgccctccgccgccgcccgccccgccgtcACCTTCCCCCACGCTTCCTCCGCCGCGGCACCGGGCGGCTCCGCCATCTTCCCCCGCCCCGGTCACGTGGGAGCCGCGGGGGTCGCCGGGAAGCGCCGTCCTCCCGACCGCGAGGGGGCGCCACGCGAACGGAACAACTGAGGGCGGGCAGCGACGGGACGGGATGGAACGGGACGGGATGGAACGGGACGGGATGGAACGGGACGGGATGGaacgggacgggacgggacggaaCGGCCCCGAGCAGCGGGACACAAACAGCCACGGACACCGAGAAACAGCAGCCGCCCTTTAACCGCCTTCAGCCGCGGGTTCACGGCGCGGAACCGGGCGCGGAAGGCGGCGGCCCCCAGCAACACCCGCACCGCGCAGGGCGGCCCCGTCCGGTCGGACTCGGCCCTCGGAGCCGCGGCGCTTCCGGTCCGTCCCGGCGCGTTGGGCAGCTCCGCTCCCCGCGGGGTTCGGCCGCTCCGTTCTGACCCGGTACCGGCGGCTCCTGCTCCGTCCCGGCTGCTCAGCTGCTCGGCGTCGCGGCGGTCGCGCCGTTCAGgcgctgctgcaggagctcccACGCCGTCTCCACCTGCCAACGAAGCGCCGCTCAGCGCCGCCCGTTCGTGCTGCGGTTCCAGCTGCCCGGTTCCCGTCCCCGCCCGGTTCCCGTCCCCGCCCGGTGCTGCAGAGGCCGCTCACCTGCCTGCGGGTGACCTCCGGCTCCCACAGC is part of the Excalfactoria chinensis isolate bCotChi1 chromosome 24, bCotChi1.hap2, whole genome shotgun sequence genome and harbors:
- the MLX gene encoding max-like protein X, producing the protein MAEPPGAAAEEAWGKVDAAYGDNGPEPALFMDGARKGSVVSRANSIGSTSASSVPNTDDEDSDGPQEQLKESYKDQRRRAHTQAEQKRRDAIKKGYDDLQAIVPTCQQQDFSIGSQKLSKAIILQKTIDYIQFLHKEKKKQEEEVSTLRKDVMALKIMKVNYEQIVKAHQDNPSEGKDQVSDQVKFNVFQGIMDSLFESFNASISVTSFQELSACVFSWIEEHCKPHTLRDIVIGVLHQVKSQLY